In Anticarsia gemmatalis isolate Benzon Research Colony breed Stoneville strain chromosome 4, ilAntGemm2 primary, whole genome shotgun sequence, the DNA window TGAGAACTGTGATGAAGAAGAAACCTTCTAATTTGCCTATTTATTGACGGATTAGTTTTAATGTTACCGTTATTGTTGTTACTCGTTTTAGTTggctattatttattattattgtttaccatTGGAATGGTATCAGttgttttatagttattattatactagggaaatatttgtaaataagtaccattgatcttttataataataagtggATGTTGCATGATATTTTACTACTAATTAGGTGAATGGTATTACACTTTTCTTATGCATTATCTGGTTATAATGCATATTGAGAAATGCTCTATTCTGGCACAAATCGGTCTAACATCACAATCATGATTCTACTACTATCTACAATGACTATTGCAAcctattttactttataaaattaattaaataaacaacccaagatattactgttttttaataataaattgaattaaaatttctattgttttttatttattttttaaaccctTTCACAGATCATCAATCTCAATAAATGTTATGGTGCAGGTTTCTTTCTAATGAAGTTCTGGTTCATGTCACCAGCTCATGTTTTCCTTAgatactaatccatactaatattataaatgcgaaagtaactctgtctgtctgtctgtctgtctgtctgtctgtctgtctgctactcaatcacgtctaaactactgaaccaatttgcatgaaatttggtatggagatattttgatacccgagaaaggacataggctactctttaccccaggaaaatgacgcatttcccgggaaaattcagaaaattcaacgaagtcgtgaaatatcaatattataatgacattgaattaacaaaattccgttgccatggcaactgttttaatggcggatatgccttagcgcgacttcgttatacgaAGAGATGTAAATAactttgagaatatttttcgtgaaaaaaaaagcatattttatatcatcacgctacgaccaataggagcagagtacctaacagtaaaaagtgttacaaaaacatggaaaattctgacccattctctcttatgtgtcgcaagcgaagttgcgcgggtcagctagtgtatcaTATATAAAGGTATAAGTTTGtaaattcatatattatgtattagtgCGTCTGTCTCAAGTTCAGTCCTAGGTTGTGCAAAGTACTATTAGTATTTGTaacctaaccccttcctcatttaAGAGGAGACCCGAGATCAAGCCTAGTATATGGCAATTCATATGAATTTATAATTAGGACAGTAAGCCTGGCTGGAGACAATACTggtgttataatttaaattttttgaacATGGCAAATGCTGACAATATGGATACTTGATGAAGACAGAACATTTATCtaaattagtattataaaaGGATTAAAAAAAGAGTAAgtaaataacctaaaataaaaggattttggctgtttgatgattttattacttaaaatattacttatttataaccatatatctaaataattattattcaatccAAACCCTCCTTCTTTTCCTTTATAGCTTCCTGTAACAAAAATAgagttcattaaaattttgaaacaacTATTGACATTCAGATTAAATTTTTGATAGGTAAgtactagggaatgcaatcccgactcgagatcgtcaactcgagatccctcgcgatcagaaatatcaatcccgcgggatcccgagattttcgggatcccgtctagttagtaaaaataatacaattcgaacggcttgtataatgtaatatgtgtgtgatagtgtggtgaatgcaataaattattatttgaaagaaaataaaagcctttatttttcaatattactaacaacgtaacataattaacaggtgtaataacatgaacataatcaaaaaagtaggtgtagctccaggagatcaaaataaaaagtaatcacatggcattttgaaagtagcctcttaaaatacaaagtgtatcaatagtacaagcttctaatcggcatcttaagtctattgcaatgtagccagctgctgaaaatgccctctccgacaatcccgaacgggatctcgtcatattatgcttcgggattgatcccgaaaaaatacacgggatctcgcgagatcgggatcccgtgagatcgggattgcattcacaaTAATTCAACTAATGGACTTACTAAGTCCATTAGttgaattattatgataaattttgTAGCATATATGTTGCTTTGATGTGTACATCTGATGTGTCACTGACCGAATCACTATTATCAAAATTACCACCGAGAGACATCataattcataacttttaaactcttgcgttgcatgtttaatgtataatagaataagaGAATTAATGCGAACAATATGGGAATTGTTCACattaattcctgtattctattatacattaagcaAGAGACATGTAAAAAAAGTGTCAACAGTTCAGATTATTACTTTCAAATAGCCAAAAATCATATGATTCCCTTATTCCACATTTAAGTGTGGTGGAAAATTCAAGATTTCTAAGTATACCAACCTTAAATCTTTCTTCAAAGAGGGATAATTCTGAAGTGAGATCGGTAATAGCATTCATGAATGCTTCTTGTGGGGTGTAGTCAGATGTAGTTTGGATGCGCAGTACGAATTTGTGTTCTAGTGGATGCGGTATTTTGTAGCCAGCAAATAAAACCTTAGGATCTTTCAATAGTTGgctgcaacaaaaaaaaatttttttttgttccacATTCTGTGAGAGGCTAAGGAATGAAGCAAAGTAGAAAACACATACTGCCTGATCATGTTTCCGAGAGTATGATCCTCCTTATTCACGGTAAATATTGCGGCATTGGTTACTTTTGTATCTTCTTCTTTTTGGACCctgtaaaacaaacattatattgtAAGTAGTCAATATGGTAATAAAGTTTACTATCGTCATGTACTCTACGTCTACTCGTCGGATTTGAGCTTAGATTAATTCACAGTCAAATGTGGAGAAGACCCTTTGCCTTTGCTAGCATCCCCGGTCTCGTTTGTGTAGCCTCTAGACCCCACGGATTGTGTTCTTACAATTTATAGCGACCTATTATAACCTATTACATTGCTTACTACTTACTTCTTTTCTCCATCGTATAAAAGGAATGATTCGAATGTTGGTGGTGCGttcatttttattaactaataaTGCAAACAGGATCAAAATTTGATAATTTCACGTTTGATGCACTGAGCAACAATTTCATAAACGCAATTTAAGAATTTGAcattgacagctgtcaaaagCCCAAACATTAGTGATGTTACGTGCTACGCTTTGCCGGATTAATGTCTATCGTAGTAACTGTTATTTAGTCGATTAAGTATATTTAGTCCTGGAGCCTACAATTAAcattctgaaataaaacaaaaccatatCAATATTGTGAAACAAACAGTATATACAATACATTCATACGGCAGCCTTTGCCATCGTGATGACTGCAGTAAAAAATCTCAAGACCTGGACCACTTGCTATCCCCAAATAAGTAAACCGAGGTTTGTTGATTTGTCCtgagtatttttctattattaagcAATCGTAAGCCATAGCACTTGATcacacctctgcctgcaccttcgTCTAATACAAGCGTGATGTGACATATATTCATGCCACTGTCCAAATAATTGAGTATGCTGTTACTGAAATTTCGTAAAAACACATCTTCAATGTTTTCATCGATCCAGGGATCAATCCCGAAATATCTTCGTTCGAACTCAAATAGGTACTCAAATACTCCTTGGTATGAAATACTACAATaacagtttgttttaatttacgaggtataaataaaactacagatACAGCAGAAAACaccgtttattttataattatgagaGAATTTCAGATTGATAACCTACATACAGAATAATATGACTATAAAACCAATCTAACTTGAATTTTACATATTGTGTCCAGAACCTCACTGTTAAGTTAATTCGTAATACAATAGTTTGtaattgtaacaatattattgtaggtATTCAGTGTTCCTTTACAAGAAGATTATGAGATAATTTTGTCATAGGGAATacaactttaatataaattctgaaatacttatataggtacaaGAAACATCCGTAAAACGGTACTAAactatttaaacatttttgtctaaactaaatatgaaaaataacatgatttaaaataaattataaactctaatacaatatttataataatgtttcacATCATTCAACGCCAAGCAACATCAAAGATCCAGAAAGAATAAAGCACAATTGTGGAAATTTTTGATAATTACGAACATTTAACTACAAATTGAAGTCTAGCGACTCTActgataaacaatataatttgtagAATATTAGGTTGAGTACCTAATCGGTGGGCTCGGTGGTAATCCGCATCACGGTCTCACAGGGTACCGCTAGATACTACCGGCTGAACAAAAATCAACACTTTTACATAttgaaatctatttattttctagtgCCTGGAATAAATGCTCTATACTACtattattgtgtaatattaaGCAGCCACggcatttaaatgtataatgcgattaatataattttaatgaaatcgaGTAGCAACATATTGATTGGCGATAAACTTAGCAAATTTAAGTTTCATGCCGGTAGCCCCCATAATTTCGGTACCCAATATATTGAATATCTAACAATTTGCATATTCACATGACACAGACGATACAATTATTCGTCGATAAAGAAGTAATTAGATCTATAAAGgtaaaagtaagtatttgaGACTTGAGGCGATATTAAAAGGTCGTTTATAGTTTCTGGCTTTGATCATCAGGatcttaaaattacattttaaatgttcgttGTTTCACAAATTCTTACCAAGCATTACTTTGATCTGTGAagtgattgtttgtttataatatagtCAGAACTACTGATATCAATGACTTAGATACAATATCTATTGTTTATATATGCTGTTATTAACTGTTATACAATTACATAGACAGTCAAGAGTGAAGAAAACGAGTTTATTCAAACCTCATTCATTATATAGAACTTAAATGGTTTAATAAGCTTAATAAACAGCACTGCAATCATTTGGATTACGTTTAACACTTACTAGCTATCAtctgttatgtaataaaatgctATGAGAATTGACACATAAGTATATAAACTATACTAATTGTGTACGTACTTATACAAAATTAGCAATCCAATCAACAATATGCATACTATTGATTATGAAAATATCTATGCTTTACGATATTGAGATTTGTTAGAACGTACGTGCCGGAGTCGCAGCGCGCTCCGGGCGCCTGCGCGGGGCCTGCGCTAGGTGCCAGGCCCCCGCCGCTGATATTTGAACACGAGAACATCACTTATATGTACACTAGTAACAGAAGATACAATTGCAATATTACGAttgatattattagaataatagAGATTATTAAAAGCTGACTAGAAGTTCGGTTATACCTACtctaatgatttatttttacaaatcagGATAGGAGCGGAAGAGTTTCGCTGCGGTGGCGGCGCAGGCCGGCGGCGCTAGCGGAACCCTTCGCTCCGAGCGCGGGAGCGCGTGTCACTTGTGCGAAATGTTCCCGGTGTAGGGCGTGCTGCGGCGCACTGCCCATCACTACCATTAACGTTAGATTGGTGTCAGGTACGCAGTCTCGCTTCGAGAccaatttatataatacttagACCTAAGATACGATGAGATTAGATGCAACTAGCTAGAGTCAGCGCGATGTCGGGTACCTACATAGTACGGGCAGCGGTCGGCGGCTCGGGGCGCGGGAGCCCGCGGGAAGACAAGCGACACAATTGACTGGCTAGTGGAGAAACGCGGCTGACCTCGATGACTTTATAATGAAGCTACTCAGAGAAAAGGTATCACCTAATTTCTCTACTGTTACGAAGGCAACTAGATGAAATCCTACTCTTAAggataaaaatctaattatgctataaatgttaaaattaacattGCTTCATGTTCTTAAATATTCAACTGCAGACTAGTAGCGAGCGCGCGCGAGACGGGGGACAGGGCACACGACACGTCGACGGTGGGGTACTTAGTGCCGTTATCCACTCGCGCGCCTCCGCACACTATTAACAATATGCCATATTATACCACTACATAATCATCCTTCGCGACAATCCtttaattatataactttattttcttatagGAAATTGCTAATACATGTTGGTGCTTAAATTTTCGAGTGACTTTTCTCTACGacaatttaatattagttaCAAACGGAAAATACTGCTCGATAACTATTCTTATATTGCTGAAGACTCTGTacttcaaatttattaaaaaagttatccTAGCTAAAACGGCTACATTATGTATTACTGTACAACGAAGAGCGTCttaaaaagtatcaaattaaaatttataattcacTCAACTATAAATTTGATCGAAAAGCGCCAAAATCTTTAATGAGTCGTTTatactatgtattattttgaaaagttcAAAGTACTCTTactgtttattaaaagttacattCACAATaacaattcattattattataaagttaactaAACAACAACTGCATCTACTATCACACATTCgaaagttttaaacaattttacaattgTAATCGAACTTCATTATTGCTACGGCGACGGCACGCCGGCGCGATATGCTGCGCGCGCTCGCGAGCCCCGCGCTCCGCCACGGGTGTGACGTCACGGCGCCACCGGCCCGCGGCGGAGAGCGCGGCCGCGGCTCGCTGCACGATCCTGTCGTGCGACCACCGCGATATGCACCGCGCGCTACGGCACAAGTACCAGTGATCACTTGCGCGAACGCGAAGGTTAACcatctaaatggtgaggtagaACCTAACGATATCGCACCTACCCCGCGCGCCCAATACTGATACACGCATCGAACCGACCTATACTCGTAACGGTGCCGACTTCGATAAGGGCGCACGGGCGTTACACTCCACCATTCCCTCTAACCTATCAACGTGGTTTAACTATTCACGATTAAACAGAAATATTTGAGACTTACTGTTTACATGAGAGGGGATATCTGTCGAATATTTGTATCACTTTACTTATACGTATAAACTATGTTCACTTTATGGCGACTAAGCAGCCATATTGTGATAATTATCAAAACTTGAGATAAACAATTTGTCCAATTTTCACTGGcgaatatttttgatactttaaataCGAGTAGTAAGGGATATTGTAATGGAAACCGAGAGATATAAAAGTCTCTAAATACTGTTATGCGTGTAGATACTAGTTATATAATGTACGTATCGACTAACAATATGTATATTTGATTATTGCgcactaaattaataattttcccataaataaatacttgattGTTTTGTGTGATCGCTATGAGTCGTTATTAGAGCCAGCGGTTATGGAGTGATCTTACGGCCAGTTAAATACCAACGATATATATTCGTCAAACATTCGCGACTATGATGTATCTCAGAACATGAGTAATTGAATATAGTTTGAATGTTATAGACGAACTTCTAACAACAAATAAGAAGTGTTTATATGTGTTAGTGATGATTCGCACTGTTGCTGCATGTTGATTGTTGGCAGGCGGGATGCAGGCACCGACTAGTGCGTGACGATTCTTCTTTGTATGACGGTCCTGAAACATTTCACATTGCAATCCATTAAATAGCCAATACATTCACTTTTGATTAAGCTGTCTGTCTCAAAATGTTCATTAAAAGATATTCAAAAGATATCATGCTATCGTTTATTAAGCTCATTAGAGAGATAGGGACAGCATTACTATGATTTGAATAGTTTAATTTCACAATGTTGAAAcattaatatgttttatctaTTAATTATCCAGGATATAAgtcttaatatattttgaaagcattaaatatttcagttacATTGGAAGgctcttaattatttatacatcattaaatacattttgtgaCCTGGAAAATTACTcttatacaaagaaaaaaacatggttcaattgtatttttaatagtatttaccAGACTTAAAGTAATTCTCTAGATCACTTCATAAGTACCTTTAtattgtaggtacctaatatgTTGAGTAAATATTGTCTATGTCATATAACTATAATTCTTATTTACTAGTATTATGTGTAAGTACCTACCGTATATTTCTAACTCCTACTTAGGCATCATGGCTACCTATCTCAACCTACCGTCTGAGAAGATTACAGTTCAAGAAATTAACCTAAATAGGAGTAACAACATAAAAAGGTGCCAAAGTATAAAAAGTGCACggataataaaatactttacttatattaaaatatacttatattgaAGGAAAAAAATAAGCGAACATGCAGTCTCAGGATATACAAATCTTTCTCTAATAGGTTTAAAAACTGAATATGTTaggtaaatttattatatttaaaacaaatagaagaAGGTATCAAAAAATTATGGATCTATAAATGGAAGTTGCTAATGATTTTGTATCCTGATTGCGAGTTATATAAGGCGACAATTGTATTCTCAACTAACAGCGATTATTTAAGTTGCAGCGAATATAAATGCTTGAACCTAATggcaaaatataaatcattctATTGTAAGAGCATAATGTATCTCCTAATCAAAATATTACGCAACTGACTCATGCAAATTTCAAACCCCAATGACTTCGGCTAATATTCTTTGATCCGAATGTGATGATTATTGAGTTGATTTTTTCGAATGAAAAAAATCTACTGGCTCGATATTAAAACTCTAACTAGGGATGCGATCTATAAATTCGAAATGTTTCGCATCAAACCTGCCCCCTTAGAAGTTTGAACCCACCCGCTTAGAAGAATGTGTTATAGACGTAGCCAGTCGCAATGAGTCCGAGCACGAGCAGGCACAGCATTATCATAATCTTCTTCTGCAGTGGACAAACACAACAAACATTAGTAGCTAGCTATGTCCAGCGAGCGTACGCAGACCGTGGCGCGAACTAGAACCGCCCCACTCCCCACCTCCGGCGTTCTCGAGCGCACCGAGTCTCGTCCGCTCGCCGCGAACTTACAAATTACCTTTGAGCATTTGGCGATCGATGTATGAGTGTGGGCCGCTCAAATGAAATAGCTGGACACGTAGCCCACGACGACGATGCCCAGTATGAGCAGGCACACTAGGATCATGATCTTCTTCT includes these proteins:
- the Polr2J gene encoding DNA-directed RNA polymerase II subunit RPB11 is translated as MNAPPTFESFLLYDGEKKVQKEEDTKVTNAAIFTVNKEDHTLGNMIRHQLLKDPKVLFAGYKIPHPLEHKFVLRIQTTSDYTPQEAFMNAITDLTSELSLFEERFKEAIKEKKEGLD